The Chitinophaga caeni genome segment AGGTCATTTCTTCGCCCCGTTTTTCAGTTTCCTTGCTCATTCCATAAGCTGTTAACAGGTAATCAGTACCATTGTAAACATCACCACCTTTACGGAAATCAATCAAGAAGTTAAGATTGAAATTTTTGAAGGTGAAGCTATTATTAATACCACCGATGAATTTAGGTTCCCTATTTCCTACTAGGTCAGTTGTTGAAGTGCTTGTAAGCGGGTAACCCGTATTCCAATCTAATAACAAGGCACCTGTGCTATCCGTCTGCCATTTAGAGCCACTCAGTCCCATGAAATAACCATCGTTAAATGACGCGGCTTTAGCATAACCTATTTGCACATCCGTTACATATAAGATAGAGATATCTCCCGGCAAAGATTTAACGCGGCCATTATTATGGGAGAAGTTCAATGCCACATCCCATGTCAGGTTCTTATTCTTGATCGGGGTTGCATTAATAATAAATTCAATCCCTTTATTTTGAATTTCACCGGTATTTACTGAGCTCAGGATATACCCCGTTGCGTTACTTACCCTTGGCGTTAAAATTTGGTCCACACTTCGATTAATATAATAAGTTGCATCGAATCCTAACCTGTTATTTAAGAAGCGTAATTCTGTTCCGAACTCGTAAGAATACGTATATTCGGGTTTAAGACCTTCATTACCCCTGCTCCAATAGTTCCTGAATCCTCCGCCGATAGTTTCTTCTGGCCCAAATAGATAGGTATTGGTTTGATAAGGGTTAGCGTCTTTACCTACCCCTGCAATAGATGCCCGGATCTTACCGAAGGAAAGAACCTTGTTAGGTTGCATCAATTCCGTAAAGATGAAACTCGCATTGGCAGAGGGGTAGAAGAAAGAGCGGTTCCAACGGGCGAAGGTAGAAGTCCAATCATTACGACCCGTAAAGCCCAGGTAGATCATGTTTTTATACCCTATTTTTAAATCACCGAAAGCGCCGACAATCCTGTTTCTACTGATATTGTCGTTAAAGTATTGATTGTCGGTCGTCGCATTCTCCAAGCTGATAAACCCCGGTATTACGAAATCTTCCGCCCGAACCGAGGTGCTTTTTATATATGTATTTTCTGCGGAGGTACCTGCAATCAAGCTCAAATCCCAATCTTTGAATTTTTTATGGAAAGTCAATAAAAGGTTTGAGTATAGGTAGCTATAATTTTTATTGGTTTCCGAAAGCATTCCATGGTACCAAGCTTCTTTAACCCCGGAACCGGGAGAAATCAGGTTCCTGAATGTCGAAGTGTAATTATCGATACCTAACCTGTAGCTAGCATCGAACCAATCGGTGATCTTAGCATTTACATATGCGCTACCTACAATTCTGCTATTTCTATCGGATTGCGGGTTCTTGTTGATAATCCAGTAGGGGTTGTCAACATCGGCGCTGGTATCTTGATCCGGGAAAAGGCGATACTTACCACCGTCATCGTTGAGATAATGCTTCATGTCCAAGTTGCGTGGCCAAGTAACCACCGTTTCCATATAACCATTTCCCCCGGCGCCCCAAAGGCCACTACCGGTAAGTGTTTTTTGCGTTTTACTTTTGCTGTAGGTAGCATTAACGCCAAAAGTGAATATTCCTTTCTTTTGTTCAGCATTTAACCTAACGGTAGAGCGTTTGAAATCTGTAGTAGGAACGATACCGCTTTGGTATAAGTCAGATGCGGACAGGTAAAAATTTCCGTTAGCATTACCACCTGATATACTAATGTTGTTATCAAAAGCATTCGCATGTTGGAAGAAATCTTCCATATTATCATATTGTTTTTCACCACTTGCGAATGGGTCGCCCCATGAGGTCATGGTTTGATCTGTAAATGCTCCCCCGTAATAAGAACCTTGCTT includes the following:
- a CDS encoding SusC/RagA family TonB-linked outer membrane protein, whose protein sequence is MRTFLRLLTIFSLVMLVLPGTMWAQQKAITGTVIAEGEGPIPGATVRVKGTQRITQSDVKGQFKIEAATGEILEISYVGYETKEVVIGTSTTLSITLQTSQESLGEVVVTAMGIKKEKKALGYSVQEVRADELMRNKNANLVNSLNGKVAGLNITNSGGAPGASASIIIRGGTSLERNNQPLFVIDGMPMDNSTGQGDNSAFDGSVNLSTTNSNRAMDINPEDIESISVLKGPAASALYGLRAAAGAIIITTKRGSTGSTNININSRYTNNWANRLPDQQKIYKQGSYYGGAFTDQTMTSWGDPFASGEKQYDNMEDFFQHANAFDNNISISGGNANGNFYLSASDLYQSGIVPTTDFKRSTVRLNAEQKKGIFTFGVNATYSKSKTQKTLTGSGLWGAGGNGYMETVVTWPRNLDMKHYLNDDGGKYRLFPDQDTSADVDNPYWIINKNPQSDRNSRIVGSAYVNAKITDWFDASYRLGIDNYTSTFRNLISPGSGVKEAWYHGMLSETNKNYSYLYSNLLLTFHKKFKDWDLSLIAGTSAENTYIKSTSVRAEDFVIPGFISLENATTDNQYFNDNISRNRIVGAFGDLKIGYKNMIYLGFTGRNDWTSTFARWNRSFFYPSANASFIFTELMQPNKVLSFGKIRASIAGVGKDANPYQTNTYLFGPEETIGGGFRNYWSRGNEGLKPEYTYSYEFGTELRFLNNRLGFDATYYINRSVDQILTPRVSNATGYILSSVNTGEIQNKGIEFIINATPIKNKNLTWDVALNFSHNNGRVKSLPGDISILYVTDVQIGYAKAASFNDGYFMGLSGSKWQTDSTGALLLDWNTGYPLTSTSTTDLVGNREPKFIGGINNSFTFKNFNLNFLIDFRKGGDVYNGTDYLLTAYGMSKETEKRGEEMTFTGKSLNPGTGKYEDVTRTVEATEQFYRDIYVKNSPFFIQEVNWVRLRAINLSYSLPTKVLNRTNFLKGATLTLSGTNLLLLTNYDGMDPETSAAGAGVVGSGSSGIDYAGVPNTAGFSVGLNLKF